CGCTGCTCTGCAATACCCGAAGCAGTACTCACCGGCTGCTTGGCCTTACATCGGCCCGTTTTATCCGTACCCGCAAGTTCCGCTCGGCTGGCGTAAAGTCACGATGGAATTCAACAAGGGTTGGTGGACAGTCGACTTCAAGGCTCGTCGACACTACCGCTAATCACCGAGTTTCGTAAGCGATACCATCACCGATAGCGAGTAGCCGTTTAGCCAGGGCGAAAGCTGGATGGCGATCCGAACCCCTGAAAGTTTGCTGCCTTTCAGGGGTTTTTTCGTGCGCAGAGCGAAAATCGAGCCCTCCTTTCAGGAAATTGCCGTGCGACCGGAAAAGGCCGCAAGTTTGTTACAGCTTTACACGATAAATAGCACTAGCAGCAAATGCCGCGCATGCGTGCGGCGACCTAAAGGATTGGGCTTCGCCCGCAAAACAGCGCCCTGGCAAAACTGAGAGGTTGATCCATGTACCGTATAAGCCTTCGCACCGCCCTTGGCCTGGCGATCGTGGCGTCGACGCTGAACAGCGTCGGATGTACGACTCAAGGTCCATTTTTGGGCCCATTTTTTATGCCTTTTCCGGTTTCGCCTTACTTCCAAGAGGCGAAGGAAGATGAATTCCTAGAGCATGAGCGGTATGGTCGCGTACCGATTCTGCCGCCGATTCCGCCAGGCGGACCGCACGTCGCGCTCGACCCACCGAGCGATGACGAAGTGATCCGCGCCTTGGAGCGAGCTCGCCCGACTGAAGGCGGCATGCCGTTCCTGCACGAAGTGAATCGTAACAACGTTCGCATCAAGAAAGAAAAGATCGCCGACTATGTCGATCCGCCCCGCGTGATGCCGCTGGTTGGCCCGGTTCAACTACACCATGCTCACTATAAGTGCACGGTCAACTTCACCGAAGTCAAGCGTATCGGCTGGCCCTTCCCGCATACGTTGGTGGACGAAGAAACCATCGAAGTGGTCTACATCGACCACAACCACCTGCATCGTGTCGGCGACCCGTACGAAGGTTCGCAGCCGATGGGCCCGCCCAAGCGATAACAAGATCGCCTGGCGATGCTAAAAAACAAGGAACCGCGTCCACGCCCGGATGCGGTTTTTTTATGCGCTGGTCGCGCACGTTCATTACGCGGCTGCCGATTGCGATTAATATAGACGCCTATGTCTCATCCTCCTCCCAAGTCGTCGCAGATCGACCCCCTTACGGGGCGACGAATGCTCGTGCGCACGCAAACCGCGCTCACGGAAAATCTGCCGAGTTGGGGAGTCGCGATCCTCGAGAGCCATCACGCGCCAGGCTTCGTGATGGAGTGGCGCTCGCACCCCTTTATCAAGGTTCTTTACGTCCTGGCTGGTCGCGGACAGATCCATATTGGCGCCGATAGCTACACGGTTGGGCCGCGCGATATCGTCGTTGTGCCGGCCGAGCGACGGAACCGGATCGAGGATGATCCGAGCTCGCCGATGTCGCTTTACGTCTTGTGCATCGAAAAGCGTCTGCTGGGGTTCGATCCGCACGTCACCTCGGTCTTGCCGCACGGCAAACAGGCCTGTCAGCTTCATTTCTCACAGCGGATCGAACGCCGGCTGCGCCGTTTGCTCTATCAGCAGTGGCAAGCCGATCCGACCACTCCGTTGGCGA
The nucleotide sequence above comes from Blastopirellula sp. J2-11. Encoded proteins:
- a CDS encoding helix-turn-helix domain-containing protein — protein: MSHPPPKSSQIDPLTGRRMLVRTQTALTENLPSWGVAILESHHAPGFVMEWRSHPFIKVLYVLAGRGQIHIGADSYTVGPRDIVVVPAERRNRIEDDPSSPMSLYVLCIEKRLLGFDPHVTSVLPHGKQACQLHFSQRIERRLRRLLYQQWQADPTTPLAMVANALEVLALLTSESIPAGQTISDLSLEPDVDEIAAYVRHVDSYFFEASTIDDVVKELGMPRRRFTHIFRRLTGQTWLNYVQRKRVDHACQLLEESDRTIASIAFECGFGELSTFYRAFRKIRGVTPKAWRKTHRE